In Kitasatospora sp. NBC_00240, the following are encoded in one genomic region:
- a CDS encoding winged helix DNA-binding domain-containing protein codes for MTVLGTRALGRATLARQLLLDRADLPVLDAVTHLGGLQAQEPQEPFVGLWSRLRAFDPATLSALLTGRAVVRTHLMRRTVHLLGADDVLAWRARHDAMLRQRVLGTYRRELAGTDLDELAAAGRAVMADGEPRSMGELARAVAERWPQPGPRPLGEMLVAALLPTAQLPPRGLWRTKAGVRYAMLSSWLGREIDPPSADPADPVGQALVRRYLAAYGPAASADLRAWCGLAGLPAAVAALRGELVTFRDERGRELLDLPDAPRPDPDTPAPVRFLPAFDNAVLGYHDRTRIIDDAHRGLSVAGTRVVLLDGRVAATWTAEADTVHVTPLRPFTRADRDAVTEQGQALASFLSEHGRRRVRIASSR; via the coding sequence ATGACCGTTCTCGGCACCCGGGCGCTGGGCCGCGCCACCCTCGCCCGCCAACTGCTGCTCGACCGCGCCGACCTGCCGGTCCTCGACGCCGTCACGCACCTCGGCGGTCTGCAGGCGCAGGAACCGCAGGAGCCGTTCGTCGGGCTCTGGTCCCGGCTGCGGGCCTTCGACCCGGCGACCCTCTCGGCCTTGCTGACCGGGCGGGCCGTGGTGCGCACCCACCTCATGCGCCGCACCGTCCACCTTCTCGGCGCCGACGACGTCCTGGCCTGGCGCGCCCGCCACGACGCCATGCTGCGCCAACGGGTGCTCGGCACCTACCGCCGCGAACTCGCCGGGACGGACCTCGACGAACTCGCGGCAGCGGGCCGCGCGGTGATGGCCGACGGGGAACCCCGCTCGATGGGTGAACTCGCGCGGGCAGTCGCGGAGCGCTGGCCGCAGCCGGGGCCGAGACCACTGGGCGAAATGCTGGTCGCCGCCCTCCTGCCGACGGCGCAACTGCCACCGCGTGGACTGTGGCGGACGAAGGCGGGTGTCCGCTACGCCATGCTCTCCTCGTGGCTCGGGCGTGAGATCGACCCACCCTCCGCCGACCCCGCCGACCCCGTGGGCCAGGCACTCGTACGGCGCTACCTCGCCGCCTACGGCCCCGCCGCCTCCGCCGACCTGCGCGCCTGGTGCGGCCTCGCGGGACTCCCGGCCGCGGTCGCCGCACTGCGCGGGGAGCTCGTCACCTTCCGGGACGAGCGGGGCCGGGAGCTGCTCGACCTCCCCGACGCACCGCGCCCCGACCCCGACACACCCGCCCCCGTGCGGTTCCTGCCCGCGTTCGACAACGCCGTCCTCGGCTACCACGACCGCACCCGGATCATCGACGACGCCCACCGCGGCCTGTCCGTCGCCGGGACACGGGTCGTCCTCCTCGACGGCCGGGTCGCCGCGACCTGGACCGCCGAGGCGGACACCGTGCACGTCACCCCGCTGCGCCCCTTCACCCGAGCCGACCGCGACGCGGTCACCGAGCAGGGGCAGGCGCTGGCCTCGTTCCTCTCCGAGCACGGGAGGCGCCGCGTACGGATCGCGTCCTCCCGCTGA
- a CDS encoding FAD-dependent monooxygenase codes for MNERILISGAGIAGLTLAHWLARYGLRPTVVERAPELRAGGNGVDLREDAVTVAERMGLMDRVRVLATDVNGIKFVDAADRAVARISTRDTASVEVMRGDLVALLREAAGDVEILFGDAIQALQQDDHGVTVTFEHAPARRFDLVIGADGMHSDLRRLAFGPEKRFVRHMDHYFAFANADGGLGEDRWVTMFNTPGRMTGIYRSGNHTQAKAYFIFRSERLTHDHRDVAEHRRLVTEAFADQPWQPARGLLEGALADPDFYFDALGQVHMDAWSDRRVGLVGDAAWCASPASGAGAELALVGAYRLAGELAAAGGDHRAAFARYQAAHRPLVGRRQRIGPNVRLMVPRSEGGRCVRDTLLRLPLMNAAGAIESRLRARATEPLPVYRRAA; via the coding sequence ATGAACGAGCGGATCCTGATCTCCGGAGCCGGCATCGCCGGACTCACCCTGGCCCATTGGCTGGCCCGGTACGGCTTGCGGCCCACCGTCGTCGAGCGCGCCCCCGAGCTGCGCGCCGGCGGCAACGGGGTGGACCTGCGCGAGGACGCGGTCACCGTGGCCGAGCGGATGGGCCTCATGGACCGCGTCCGCGTGCTGGCCACCGACGTGAACGGCATCAAGTTCGTCGATGCCGCCGACCGTGCCGTGGCCCGGATCAGCACCCGCGACACCGCTTCCGTCGAGGTCATGCGGGGCGACCTGGTCGCGCTGCTGCGCGAGGCGGCCGGGGACGTGGAGATCCTGTTCGGCGACGCGATCCAGGCCCTGCAGCAGGACGACCACGGCGTGACGGTCACCTTCGAGCACGCCCCCGCCCGCCGCTTCGACCTGGTGATCGGCGCCGACGGCATGCACTCCGACCTGCGGCGGCTCGCCTTCGGCCCCGAGAAGCGGTTCGTCCGGCACATGGACCACTACTTCGCCTTCGCCAACGCCGACGGCGGCCTGGGTGAGGACCGCTGGGTGACGATGTTCAACACTCCGGGCCGGATGACCGGGATCTACCGGTCCGGCAACCACACCCAGGCCAAGGCCTACTTCATCTTCCGCTCCGAGCGGCTGACCCACGATCACCGCGATGTCGCCGAGCACAGGAGACTGGTCACCGAGGCGTTCGCCGACCAGCCGTGGCAGCCCGCCCGGGGCCTGCTGGAAGGGGCCCTGGCCGACCCCGACTTCTACTTCGACGCCCTGGGCCAGGTGCACATGGACGCCTGGTCCGACCGCCGCGTCGGGCTGGTCGGCGACGCGGCCTGGTGCGCCTCCCCGGCCTCGGGCGCCGGCGCCGAACTGGCCCTGGTCGGGGCGTACCGGCTGGCCGGGGAGCTGGCCGCGGCGGGCGGCGACCACCGGGCCGCCTTCGCCCGCTACCAGGCCGCGCACCGGCCGCTGGTCGGGCGCAGGCAGCGGATCGGCCCGAACGTGCGCCTCATGGTGCCCAGGTCCGAGGGCGGCCGGTGCGTGCGCGACACCCTGCTCCGGTTGCCGCTCATGAACGCCGCCGGGGCGATCGAGAGCCGCCTGCGGGCCCGCGCCACCGAGCCCCTGCCCGTCTACCGCCGGGCCGCCTGA
- a CDS encoding response regulator transcription factor, whose amino-acid sequence MRVLIVEDEPYLAEAVRDGLRLEAIAADIAADGHSALELLSVNSYDLAVLDRDIPGPSGDEVARRIVASGSGIPILMLTAADRIDDKASGFELGADDYLTKPFDLRELVLRLRALDRRRGYARPPVREIAGLRLDPFRREVFRDGRYVALTRKQFAVLDVLVAAEGGLVSAEELLARAWDENADPLTNAVRITVSALRKRLGEPWVIATVPGVGYRIDTHPGAGHEGGGRD is encoded by the coding sequence ATGCGCGTACTGATCGTGGAGGACGAGCCCTACCTGGCCGAAGCCGTGCGGGACGGTCTGCGGCTGGAGGCGATCGCCGCCGACATCGCCGCCGACGGCCACTCCGCCCTGGAACTGCTCAGCGTCAACTCCTACGACCTCGCGGTCCTCGACCGCGACATCCCCGGGCCCTCCGGCGACGAGGTGGCCCGGCGCATCGTCGCCTCCGGCAGCGGCATCCCGATCCTCATGCTCACCGCCGCCGACCGGATCGACGACAAGGCTTCCGGTTTCGAGCTCGGCGCCGACGACTACCTCACCAAACCGTTCGACCTGCGGGAGCTCGTCCTGCGGCTGCGGGCGCTCGACCGCAGACGCGGGTACGCCCGGCCCCCGGTCCGCGAGATCGCGGGGCTGCGGCTCGACCCCTTCCGCCGGGAGGTCTTCCGCGACGGACGCTACGTCGCCCTCACCCGCAAACAGTTCGCCGTGCTGGACGTCCTGGTCGCCGCCGAGGGCGGGCTCGTCAGCGCCGAAGAGCTGCTGGCACGGGCCTGGGACGAGAACGCCGACCCCCTCACCAACGCCGTGCGCATCACCGTCTCCGCCCTGCGCAAACGGCTCGGCGAGCCATGGGTCATCGCCACGGTGCCCGGCGTCGGCTACCGGATCGACACGCACCCGGGCGCCGGACACGAGGGAGGCGGCCGTGACTAG
- a CDS encoding transcriptional regulator: MSVEGASRERSDGEELHPTHTLDDTVHQRVRLGILAIAREAGQVEFGFLKSQLGVTDGNLSRHVKVLEDSGLITVLKGYAGRRPRTWIALTGGGARALENELRALRLLVRRLDAGGSEDAGEGAGEGDGGYAGPAIPAPPPTG, encoded by the coding sequence ATGAGCGTTGAGGGAGCCTCCCGGGAGCGGAGCGACGGGGAAGAGCTGCACCCGACCCACACCCTGGACGACACCGTTCACCAGCGGGTGCGACTCGGCATCCTGGCCATCGCGCGCGAGGCCGGCCAGGTGGAGTTCGGCTTCCTGAAGAGCCAGCTCGGGGTCACCGACGGGAACCTGTCCCGGCACGTCAAGGTGCTGGAGGACTCCGGCCTGATCACCGTGCTCAAGGGGTACGCCGGACGTCGCCCCCGGACCTGGATCGCGCTGACCGGCGGGGGCGCCCGCGCACTGGAGAACGAGCTGCGGGCGCTGCGTCTCCTGGTCCGCCGCCTGGACGCGGGCGGTTCGGAGGACGCGGGCGAGGGCGCAGGCGAGGGTGACGGCGGCTACGCCGGGCCGGCGATCCCTGCTCCGCCCCCCACCGGGTGA
- a CDS encoding VanZ family protein — MNHKASLSAPPRRTRRIVLLGLAVLGLAGAAFVVRRPLMMSAPRCAAGQWHGCFDTFNGVVLMTLVALPLAALVAWALARRRRAAGVASAWRTSLAEVGMVHGTVPFLWLTMMPGGQAGADAPVRVSLVPLRDLVTMGPLGIVGNLLVLAALGFFAPMRFTALASVPRILALGAGCSVLVETAQYVLRLDRVSSVDDVLVNAAGAVLAALASRRWWRTTAETPADRPRPVPAPAPAPAPTPTSASASASEG; from the coding sequence ATGAACCACAAGGCATCCCTGTCGGCGCCGCCCCGCCGCACACGCCGGATCGTGCTCCTGGGCCTGGCGGTCCTCGGCCTGGCGGGCGCCGCGTTCGTGGTGCGGCGGCCGCTCATGATGTCCGCTCCGAGGTGCGCGGCCGGGCAGTGGCACGGCTGCTTCGACACGTTCAACGGCGTGGTGCTGATGACGCTGGTCGCGCTGCCGCTGGCCGCGCTGGTGGCGTGGGCCCTGGCGCGCCGTCGGCGTGCCGCCGGGGTCGCTTCGGCGTGGCGGACGTCCCTGGCCGAGGTGGGCATGGTCCACGGGACGGTGCCGTTCCTCTGGCTGACCATGATGCCGGGCGGCCAGGCAGGTGCCGACGCGCCCGTCCGGGTGAGCCTGGTCCCGCTGCGGGACCTGGTCACGATGGGGCCGCTCGGGATCGTCGGCAACCTGCTGGTCCTCGCCGCGCTGGGGTTCTTCGCCCCGATGCGGTTCACGGCCCTGGCGTCCGTGCCCCGGATCCTGGCGCTCGGGGCGGGCTGCTCGGTCCTGGTCGAAACCGCGCAGTACGTCCTGCGGCTGGACCGGGTGTCCTCCGTGGACGACGTCCTGGTCAACGCCGCCGGCGCCGTGCTGGCCGCGCTGGCGTCGCGCCGCTGGTGGCGCACCACGGCGGAAACACCCGCGGACCGGCCTCGCCCCGTGCCGGCACCCGCACCCGCACCCGCACCCACACCCACATCGGCATCGGCATCGGCATCGGAAGGCTGA
- a CDS encoding HAMP domain-containing sensor histidine kinase, whose translation MTRAPGLSVRFKLTLSYAGFLMVAGVLLLAAVWLFLLRYVPDRALIVPGSTGAPLRGVFPVRSNLLHVFAPRAAAVLAFLLVLGLVGGWILAGRMLSPLARITEAARMAENGSLSHRIRMRGRRDEFRELSDAFDLMLEQLESHVAEQQRFAANASHELRTPLAISRTLLDVARKDPTRDGDELIERLRAVNTRAIDLTEALLLLSRGDRGHFTRASVDLSLVAEEAAETLLPLAEQRRITLEVTGGTAWTSGSAELLLRMVTNLVQNAVVHNLPAGGAVTVHTEAHGETSVLRVENTGRRLPADLVPTLTEPFRRGTERVRTEEHAGLGLGLAIVHSIVRAHDGTLDLVARPAGGLLVTVRLPGTPAPSSPGGAR comes from the coding sequence GTGACTAGGGCGCCCGGGTTGAGCGTTCGCTTCAAGCTCACCCTCAGCTACGCCGGATTCCTGATGGTGGCCGGCGTCCTGCTGCTCGCGGCGGTGTGGCTGTTCCTCCTGCGGTACGTCCCCGATCGCGCGCTCATCGTCCCCGGCTCCACCGGCGCCCCCCTGCGTGGTGTCTTTCCCGTCCGGTCGAACCTCCTGCACGTGTTCGCCCCCAGGGCAGCCGCGGTCCTGGCGTTCCTGCTGGTGCTCGGCCTCGTGGGAGGGTGGATCCTCGCCGGCCGGATGCTCTCACCACTCGCACGGATCACGGAGGCGGCACGGATGGCCGAGAACGGGTCACTCTCCCACCGGATCCGTATGCGGGGCCGCCGGGACGAATTCCGGGAACTCTCGGACGCGTTCGACCTGATGCTCGAACAACTGGAGTCCCACGTCGCCGAGCAGCAGCGGTTCGCCGCGAACGCCTCCCACGAACTGCGCACCCCGCTGGCGATCTCGCGGACGCTCCTGGACGTCGCCCGCAAGGACCCCACCCGGGACGGGGACGAACTCATCGAACGCCTCCGGGCCGTCAACACGCGGGCGATCGACCTCACCGAAGCCCTCCTGCTGCTCAGCCGGGGCGACCGCGGTCACTTCACCCGCGCGAGCGTCGACCTCTCCCTCGTCGCCGAGGAAGCCGCCGAGACGCTGCTTCCCCTCGCCGAACAGCGCCGGATCACCCTCGAGGTCACCGGCGGGACGGCCTGGACCAGCGGCTCCGCGGAGCTCCTGCTGAGGATGGTGACGAATCTCGTCCAGAACGCCGTCGTCCACAACCTCCCCGCCGGCGGCGCCGTGACCGTCCACACCGAGGCGCACGGGGAAACGAGCGTGCTGCGGGTCGAGAACACCGGACGTCGGCTCCCCGCGGACCTGGTACCCACCCTCACCGAACCCTTCCGACGGGGAACGGAACGCGTACGCACCGAGGAGCACGCCGGCCTCGGCCTCGGCCTGGCCATCGTGCACAGCATCGTCCGCGCCCACGACGGGACCCTCGACCTCGTCGCCCGCCCCGCCGGCGGCCTCCTCGTCACCGTCCGGCTGCCCGGCACGCCGGCCCCGTCGTCCCCGGGCGGGGCGCGCTGA
- a CDS encoding TetR/AcrR family transcriptional regulator produces the protein MSTPSDRPGPPPAPKRRADAVRNRDLALAAATALLAEPGASLTVEAIAQRAGLGAATVVRAFGGKDALLDAAVAQLLEPVVRRARDLLAATTPYQALRTFLRELIAFQSAHHAINDQLTGLDLPATTALRADLVGAVEAMTDGARRDGRVRADLDPAVTTALIGATALAVARAEPSSPGIVDAYLTVLLDGLDPRPSG, from the coding sequence TTGTCAACGCCCTCCGACCGGCCGGGCCCCCCGCCCGCACCGAAACGCCGCGCCGACGCCGTGCGCAACCGGGACCTCGCCCTGGCCGCCGCCACGGCGCTCCTGGCGGAACCGGGTGCGTCCCTGACCGTCGAGGCCATCGCCCAGCGCGCCGGGCTGGGCGCCGCCACCGTCGTCCGCGCCTTCGGCGGCAAGGACGCCCTGCTGGACGCCGCCGTCGCCCAGCTGCTCGAACCCGTCGTCCGACGCGCCCGCGACCTGCTCGCCGCGACCACGCCCTACCAGGCCCTGCGCACCTTCCTGCGCGAGCTGATCGCCTTCCAGAGCGCCCACCACGCCATCAACGACCAGCTCACCGGTCTCGACCTACCCGCCACCACCGCACTGCGCGCCGACCTGGTCGGCGCCGTCGAGGCCATGACCGACGGCGCACGCCGCGACGGCCGGGTCCGCGCCGACCTCGACCCCGCGGTCACCACCGCCCTCATCGGCGCCACCGCCCTGGCCGTCGCCCGCGCCGAGCCGTCCTCGCCCGGCATCGTCGACGCCTACCTCACCGTCCTGCTGGACGGTCTCGACCCACGGCCCTCCGGCTGA
- a CDS encoding TetR/AcrR family transcriptional regulator, which yields MVTTDATTPRERYRIQVRAEIVQQAWKQIATAGASALSLNAIAKQMGLSGPALYRYFASRDDLITELVREAYRSLADTLRAAAATGADLAGLAHALRDWALADPQRYFLIYGTPVPNYHAPEDTTAVSSEIMTILVDACTALAPADSRTSADSPASFGRHLADHRDWAGGHPATPAALHRFLTFWTRLHGVLSLELAGHFTGMGFDPALLFAAELDGLLTLPE from the coding sequence GTGGTGACCACGGACGCAACCACCCCGCGCGAGCGCTACCGGATCCAGGTACGCGCCGAGATCGTGCAACAGGCCTGGAAGCAGATCGCCACGGCCGGGGCGTCCGCGCTCTCCCTCAACGCGATCGCCAAGCAGATGGGCCTGAGCGGACCCGCGCTCTACCGCTACTTCGCCAGCCGCGACGACCTGATCACCGAACTCGTCCGGGAGGCGTACCGAAGCCTCGCCGACACCCTCCGCGCGGCTGCCGCCACGGGCGCCGACCTGGCCGGGCTGGCACACGCCCTGCGCGACTGGGCCCTGGCGGATCCCCAGCGGTACTTCCTCATCTACGGCACCCCCGTCCCCAACTACCACGCGCCCGAGGACACCACCGCCGTCTCCTCCGAGATCATGACCATCCTGGTCGACGCCTGCACGGCGCTCGCCCCGGCCGACTCCCGGACCTCGGCCGACTCCCCGGCCTCGTTCGGCAGGCACCTGGCGGACCACCGGGACTGGGCCGGCGGCCACCCGGCCACCCCTGCCGCCCTCCACCGGTTTCTCACCTTCTGGACCCGCCTGCACGGCGTACTGTCCCTCGAACTCGCCGGCCACTTCACCGGCATGGGGTTCGACCCCGCCCTGCTCTTCGCCGCGGAACTGGACGGCCTGCTGACGCTGCCGGAGTGA
- a CDS encoding glycoside hydrolase family 27 protein, translating to MSHRETRPGRRPLAATAVLMLLAGGGTAVTTQLTAATASAATVPLAATPPMGWNPWTYLRCSGTMNEKTVKANIDAMVTSGLKAAGYAYVNLDDCWAAQQRGADGRLQADPVRFPSGIKSLADYAHAKGLKFGVYSSAGTATCAGVGPGTKGFPGGQGHEAVDADTWYSWGVDYLKYDACNSTPPAANDPENKARYQAMGDALKAAGQRYGRQIVYSICDPVPSAPTWAPTMGNLWRTTGDIGRKYGSMTANFHENSKLSAYAKPGAWNDPDMLLTGNYHMSDNDPARPGLNPVEERSQFSLWAEMAAPLIISTDLPAQLQEKAAGVERGRTTFDVLLNKDVIAVDQDPLGKQGTVVSRVDLLPPLPNNRVRDRLDERFATVLTKPLADGSRAVTLTNEGDTDRAMSTNTTEIGLRGADNYTVKDLWTKQVTVYTGSYFHFTVPAHATVMITVTPTN from the coding sequence ATGTCCCACCGAGAGACCCGCCCCGGCCGCAGACCGCTCGCGGCGACCGCCGTGCTCATGCTGCTGGCGGGCGGCGGAACCGCCGTCACCACCCAGCTCACGGCGGCGACCGCGAGCGCCGCCACCGTCCCGCTGGCCGCCACGCCGCCGATGGGCTGGAACCCCTGGACCTACCTGCGCTGTTCGGGCACGATGAACGAGAAGACGGTCAAGGCGAACATCGACGCCATGGTCACCAGCGGCCTCAAAGCCGCCGGTTACGCGTACGTCAACCTGGACGACTGCTGGGCCGCCCAGCAGCGTGGCGCCGACGGCCGGCTGCAGGCCGACCCGGTGCGCTTTCCGAGCGGCATCAAGTCGCTGGCCGACTACGCCCACGCCAAGGGGCTGAAGTTCGGCGTCTACTCCAGCGCGGGCACGGCCACCTGCGCCGGTGTGGGCCCGGGCACCAAGGGCTTCCCGGGCGGCCAGGGCCACGAGGCGGTCGACGCCGACACCTGGTACTCCTGGGGGGTCGACTACCTCAAGTACGACGCCTGCAACTCCACCCCGCCCGCGGCGAACGACCCCGAGAACAAGGCGCGTTACCAGGCCATGGGCGACGCGCTGAAAGCGGCCGGCCAGCGCTACGGGCGGCAGATCGTGTACTCGATCTGCGACCCCGTACCCAGCGCCCCGACCTGGGCGCCCACGATGGGCAACCTGTGGCGCACCACCGGCGACATCGGCCGCAAGTACGGCTCGATGACGGCCAACTTCCACGAGAACAGCAAGCTCTCCGCCTACGCGAAGCCCGGCGCCTGGAACGACCCGGACATGCTGCTCACGGGCAACTACCACATGTCCGACAACGACCCGGCCCGGCCCGGTCTGAACCCGGTCGAGGAGCGCAGCCAGTTCAGCCTCTGGGCCGAGATGGCGGCCCCGCTGATCATCAGCACCGACCTGCCCGCCCAGCTCCAGGAGAAGGCGGCCGGCGTCGAGCGCGGCAGGACCACCTTCGACGTCCTGCTGAACAAGGACGTCATCGCCGTCGACCAGGACCCCCTGGGCAAGCAGGGCACCGTCGTCTCCCGGGTGGACCTGCTGCCCCCGCTGCCGAACAACAGGGTGCGCGACCGCCTGGACGAGCGCTTCGCCACGGTGCTGACCAAGCCGCTGGCCGACGGCAGCCGCGCCGTCACCCTCACCAACGAGGGCGACACCGACCGGGCCATGTCCACCAACACCACCGAGATCGGCCTGCGGGGCGCCGACAACTACACCGTCAAGGACCTCTGGACCAAGCAGGTCACCGTCTACACCGGCTCCTACTTCCACTTCACCGTCCCCGCGCACGCCACCGTCATGATCACGGTCACCCCGACCAACTAG
- a CDS encoding sigma-70 family RNA polymerase sigma factor — translation MTAAEEGFDRLVEPFRTELLAYCYRMLGSVHDAEDLVQETYLRAWRARERYDAARSSMRTWLYRIATNVCLTALEARGRRPLPSGLVAASDPLAPFVQGEHAAWLQPLPDSLLEAGDPAGLAIDRSSLRLAFAAALQHLSARQRGALILRDVLGFSASEAAEILGTTAVSVNSSLQRARARVKAAGVRQEGLGEPSAAEQRAWVDRYMKAFEHADVEGLKRLLTEDVVMEMPPMLNWFSGRANYGLFMEWVFGRLGTDWLLRAVTANGQPGFAAYTGIGGGYRLHTLQVFTVTAEGISRNSVFQDPQVFAAFGLPPGLDDQGPSPRRPGPH, via the coding sequence GTGACGGCGGCAGAAGAAGGCTTCGATCGCCTGGTCGAACCGTTCCGGACGGAGCTGCTGGCGTACTGCTACCGGATGCTCGGCTCGGTCCACGACGCCGAGGACCTGGTCCAGGAGACGTACCTGAGGGCGTGGCGGGCGCGGGAGCGGTACGACGCCGCTCGCAGCTCCATGCGCACCTGGCTCTACCGGATCGCGACGAACGTCTGCCTGACCGCCCTGGAGGCCCGCGGCCGCCGACCGCTTCCGTCGGGGCTGGTCGCTGCGTCCGATCCGCTCGCGCCGTTCGTCCAGGGCGAGCACGCCGCCTGGCTCCAGCCCCTGCCGGACTCGCTGCTGGAGGCGGGCGATCCGGCCGGGCTCGCGATCGACCGGAGCAGCCTGCGCCTGGCGTTCGCCGCCGCCCTTCAGCACCTGTCGGCGCGTCAGCGCGGTGCGCTGATCCTGCGTGACGTGCTCGGCTTCTCCGCGTCCGAGGCGGCCGAGATCCTCGGTACCACCGCCGTGTCGGTGAACAGCTCCCTGCAGCGGGCACGGGCCAGGGTGAAGGCGGCCGGGGTCCGGCAGGAAGGTCTCGGCGAGCCGTCCGCGGCCGAGCAGCGGGCCTGGGTCGATCGCTACATGAAGGCTTTCGAGCACGCCGACGTCGAGGGTCTGAAGCGGCTGCTCACCGAGGACGTGGTCATGGAGATGCCGCCGATGCTCAACTGGTTCAGCGGCCGCGCCAACTACGGCCTGTTCATGGAGTGGGTCTTCGGGAGACTCGGTACGGACTGGCTCCTGCGGGCGGTCACGGCCAACGGCCAGCCCGGTTTCGCCGCCTACACGGGCATCGGTGGCGGGTACCGGCTGCACACGCTCCAGGTCTTCACCGTCACCGCCGAGGGCATCAGCCGGAACTCGGTGTTCCAGGATCCGCAGGTCTTCGCGGCGTTCGGCCTGCCGCCCGGCCTCGACGACCAGGGACCGTCGCCGCGCCGACCGGGGCCGCACTGA
- a CDS encoding MFS transporter: MPFPAVRLSPRAARPARPVREVRRLERALLCYAGFEDFVLLYPVYALLFADHGLSTAEISVLFGIWSLTGVLLEVPSGVWADVVSRRLLLVAGPLLSAAGFGLWVAFPSFPVFAAGFVLWGAGSALRSGALEALVYEELASHGACSRYPRLMGRARAVGTACTATAGALAAPVFTLAGYSGLGAASVAACLLCAFAATRLPEHRQAAADPAPADRPPACPAPADSTPACPAPADNAPACPAPADNAPADEAADLAGSARGYLGTLRDGLAEAHGSPAVRNALLLAVAVTTVWGSLDEYVPLLAAEAGATTAEVPLLTLLVWAGVTAGGLLAGTAGRLSGRSLGAAVALASGALAAGALWGIPGGFVLLGLAFAVFQAADVVTDARLQDAVTGPSRATVTSLGGLGTGLTTLLVYAAYGAASGRTSHATLFALSAVPYLVIAAAMARRRGPAVFAGTRPGVGGPTASDPEPDLPARDSGPVTTADA; the protein is encoded by the coding sequence ATGCCCTTCCCCGCCGTCCGCCTGTCCCCACGGGCCGCCCGGCCCGCCCGGCCCGTCCGCGAGGTACGCCGCCTTGAGCGCGCCCTGCTGTGCTACGCCGGGTTCGAGGACTTCGTCCTGCTGTACCCCGTCTACGCGCTGCTCTTCGCCGACCACGGCCTGAGCACCGCCGAGATCTCCGTCCTGTTCGGCATCTGGTCGCTCACCGGCGTGCTCCTCGAAGTACCGTCCGGGGTCTGGGCCGACGTGGTCTCCCGGCGGCTGCTGCTGGTGGCCGGTCCGCTGCTGTCGGCGGCCGGCTTCGGCCTCTGGGTCGCCTTCCCGTCCTTCCCGGTGTTCGCCGCGGGCTTCGTCCTCTGGGGCGCGGGTAGCGCGCTGCGCTCCGGCGCGCTGGAGGCGCTGGTCTACGAGGAGCTGGCGAGCCACGGCGCCTGCTCCCGCTACCCCCGCCTGATGGGCCGGGCCCGCGCGGTCGGCACGGCCTGCACGGCCACCGCCGGCGCGCTCGCCGCTCCGGTCTTCACGCTGGCCGGCTACTCCGGCCTGGGCGCGGCCAGCGTCGCCGCCTGCCTGCTCTGCGCCTTCGCCGCCACCCGGCTCCCCGAGCACCGGCAGGCCGCGGCCGACCCCGCCCCGGCCGACCGTCCGCCGGCCTGCCCCGCCCCGGCGGACAGCACCCCGGCCTGCCCCGCCCCGGCGGACAACGCCCCGGCCTGCCCCGCCCCGGCGGACAACGCCCCGGCCGACGAAGCCGCCGACCTCGCCGGATCCGCCCGCGGCTACCTGGGCACCCTCCGGGACGGCCTCGCCGAGGCGCACGGGAGCCCCGCCGTACGGAACGCCCTGCTGCTGGCCGTGGCGGTCACCACGGTCTGGGGCTCACTGGACGAGTACGTACCGCTGCTGGCCGCCGAGGCCGGTGCCACGACCGCGGAGGTACCGCTGCTCACCCTCCTGGTATGGGCCGGCGTGACGGCCGGCGGCCTGCTGGCCGGGACGGCCGGACGGCTCTCCGGGCGCTCGCTGGGCGCCGCGGTGGCCCTGGCGTCCGGGGCGCTCGCGGCGGGCGCGCTGTGGGGGATCCCCGGCGGATTCGTGCTGCTGGGGCTGGCCTTCGCGGTCTTCCAGGCCGCCGACGTGGTCACCGACGCCCGGCTGCAGGACGCGGTCACCGGCCCGAGTCGCGCCACCGTGACGTCGTTGGGCGGCCTCGGCACCGGCCTGACCACCCTGCTGGTGTACGCCGCCTACGGCGCGGCCTCCGGCCGCACCTCGCACGCCACGCTGTTCGCCCTGTCGGCCGTCCCCTACCTGGTGATCGCGGCGGCGATGGCCCGGCGGCGCGGCCCGGCCGTGTTCGCAGGCACCCGGCCGGGTGTCGGCGGCCCCACCGCGTCCGATCCCGAACCGGACCTGCCCGCACGGGACTCCGGGCCGGTGACGACCGCCGACGCCTGA